CCCTGGCCGTACCCACCTACCTGCTCTTCAGCAAGATGGGTATCGTCGACACCCCCTGGGCGGTCCTGCTGCCCTCGCTGGTCAGCCCCTTCGGCGTCTACCTGATGCGCGTCTACGCCATCGGCGCCGTCCCGGACTCCATGCTCGAAGCGGCCCGCATCGACGGGTCCGGGGAGATCAGGACCTTCTTCACCATCTCGCTGCGCCTGCTGGCCCCCGGTTTCGTCACGGTCCTGCTGTTCTCGCTGGTCGCCACCTGGAACAACTACTTCCTGCCGCTGATCGTCCTGAGCGACCCGAAGTGGTTCCCCCTCACCGTGGGCCTCAACCAGTGGAACGCCCTGGCCACCGGGGCGGCCGGCAGTGGCGCCACCACCACCGGGTTCTACCCCCTCGTGGTCACCGGCAGTGTGCTGGCGATCATCCCGCTCGTCGTCGCGTTCCTCTTCCTCCAGCGCTTCTGGCAGTCCGGTCTGGCCGCCGGAAGCGTCAAGGAGTGACGCGCTCCACCCTCAGCTCCGGCCCTCCCCACCACCTCAGCAAGGAAGTCCTGCCATGACCCGTGCAAGCATCCCCTCGCGCCGCAGACTCCTGGCACTCGTGCCGGCGGCAGCGCTCGCCTTCACGCTGACCGCCTGCGGCTCGGACGCCGCCCCCGTGGTCTCCGCCGACCCGAGTGCCGCACTCGACACGGAGACCACCCTGACCTTCTGGACCTGGGCCCCGAACATGGAGAAGACGGTCGCCCTGTTCGAGAAGAAGTACCCGAAGGTCAAGGTGAACATCGTCAACGCCGGCCAGTCGGCGGCCGAGTACACCAAGCTGCAGACCGCCGTGAAGGCCGGCAGCGGCGGCCCGGACGTCGCCCAGGTCGAGTACTTCGCCCTGCCCGAGCTGGCGATGTCCAAGCGCCTGGTCAACCTGAAGGACTTCGGCGCGGCCGCCCTGGAGCCCAAGTTCGCCGCCTCCGCCTGGTCGCAGGTCGCGGTCGCCGACGGCGTCTACGCCATCCCGCAGGACACCGGGCCGATGGCGATGTTCTACAACAAGAAGATCCTCGACGAGCTGAAGATCGAGCCGCCGAAGACCTGGGCCGAGTTCGAGGCCGCAGCCGTCAAGATCAAGGAATCGGACCCGAAGCGGTTCATCACCTCCATCGACCCCGGTGACGCCGGCGGCGTGGACAGCCTGATCTGGCAGGCCGGCGGCCGTCCCTTCCAGCAGAAGGACGCCTCCTCCGTCTCGGTGAACCTGCAGGACGCCGGCGCCAAGAAGGCCGCCGACTTCTGGACCTCCCTGATCAACCGCAAGCTCGTCGACACCGCCCCCGGGTGGACCAACGAGTGGTGGCAGTCGATGGGCAGCGGCCAGTACGCCATGTGGATCATCGGCGCCTGGGCCCCCGGCAACATCGGCTCCACCATCCCGGACACCTCCAAGGACTGGCGCGCCGCGCCCATCCCGCAGTGGAACGCGGGCGACACGGTCTCCTCCGAGAACGGCGGCTCCGCCGTCGCGGTGCCCACCACCAGCAAG
The sequence above is a segment of the Kitasatospora sp. NBC_00240 genome. Coding sequences within it:
- a CDS encoding carbohydrate ABC transporter permease, with the translated sequence MSVKTPAAGRGRARRSSTALTVAMGLMLLYALLPLVWLLLSSTKDSNSLSTSFGLWFGHGFHLFDNVWNVLTYDHGIYLRWFANTLLYAVVGAGGAAFISTAAGYALAKYRFRGRNVLAAVVLGAIAIPGTALAVPTYLLFSKMGIVDTPWAVLLPSLVSPFGVYLMRVYAIGAVPDSMLEAARIDGSGEIRTFFTISLRLLAPGFVTVLLFSLVATWNNYFLPLIVLSDPKWFPLTVGLNQWNALATGAAGSGATTTGFYPLVVTGSVLAIIPLVVAFLFLQRFWQSGLAAGSVKE
- a CDS encoding sugar ABC transporter substrate-binding protein yields the protein MTRASIPSRRRLLALVPAAALAFTLTACGSDAAPVVSADPSAALDTETTLTFWTWAPNMEKTVALFEKKYPKVKVNIVNAGQSAAEYTKLQTAVKAGSGGPDVAQVEYFALPELAMSKRLVNLKDFGAAALEPKFAASAWSQVAVADGVYAIPQDTGPMAMFYNKKILDELKIEPPKTWAEFEAAAVKIKESDPKRFITSIDPGDAGGVDSLIWQAGGRPFQQKDASSVSVNLQDAGAKKAADFWTSLINRKLVDTAPGWTNEWWQSMGSGQYAMWIIGAWAPGNIGSTIPDTSKDWRAAPIPQWNAGDTVSSENGGSAVAVPTTSKNKAAAAAFAIWLDSDPEAVRSLSANGLFPATSELLKDPAFLDQPVAGLGGQKANQVFADSSAGVGKGWQYLPYQLYANSVFKDTVGPNISTDISTGLTAWQKRITDYGNQQGFKVTSP